Proteins from a genomic interval of Phlebotomus papatasi isolate M1 chromosome 3, Ppap_2.1, whole genome shotgun sequence:
- the LOC129808195 gene encoding rac GTPase-activating protein 1, translating to MSEQPDLSLLALFDDLTRCTSVLTDGASDEIFLAFLKSYQDVKRAFCHGTEEIQRLQQELDDALTNISDLETKLNNARRLHDLENRMRKKAENERDDLERKMRICRELLMKDGDARDDETRSKLAFLNSPRRRRSFFGEHTIDEEEGAGRLGYGNTTGSLLSDMSVTVSEEDFLDHHEKAQKRTKSRRSDANASLGKRFRLSSDARHRSSHRAMEIDATDKIVASTKVTVPQSGDGPIVAESVIEARPSMEGQNEEKPADEERYITPRKGKSPSRRVKPLAPSAPPMEDLTSLEEVGGATGRKDHEEVVYATVHKQATPSSVQRQHNFISRTYFGTEFCAQCGKRVRFGGMVSKCKDCRVLVHADCAINYTACCVPPSAGGRDGKGTISNLAPIQGPMVPPLIVHCVNEIEARGLTEVGIYRISGSDKEVKALKEKFLRGKGVPQINNVDIHVLCCTVKDFLRSLPDPLMPRAQWSEFSNAVQNTNPEKVQSELFEAIERMPQANRDTLAFLIQHFQRIAQVPEIRMPIGNIAKVFAPTIVGNSGADVNNHHAILAEIGIQVSIMEALLNIPTEYWMRFVMYESTSDDMPKRTPSRYAVSPIRKPRKEKYFDTPPYNLKRK from the exons ATGTCAGAACAACCAGATCTCTCTCTCCTGGCTCTATTTGATGATCTCACGCGATGTACTTCGGTGCTGACGGATGGGGCGTCAGATGAGATCTTCTTGGCCTTTCTGAAATCCTACCAAGATGTCAAGAGAGCTTTTTGTCATGGAACAGAAGAGATTCAGCGTTTGCAGCAGGAGCTGGACGATGCCCTGACCAATATATCCGACCTGGAGACAAAGCTCAACAATGCGAGGCGTCTGCATGATCTAGAAAACCGGATGCGCAAGAAGGCGGAAAACGAGCGCGACGATTTGGAGCGAAAGATGCGCATTTGTAGGGAACTTCTCATGAAGGACGGCGATGCCCGTGACGATGAGACCCGTAGTAAGTTAGCTTTTCTCAATTCTCCACGTCGCCGGCGCTCCTTCTTCGGCGAGCACACTATCGACGAAGAAGAGGGTGCTGGACGTCTGGGCTACGGAAATACCACGGGGTCTCTGCTATCGGACATGTCAGTGACTGTGTCCGAGGAGGATTTCCTGGACCACCATGAGAAGGCCCAGAAAAGGACAAAGTCGCGTCGGTCTGATGCAAATGCGTCGCTCGGGAAGCGTTTCCGTCTGAGCTCAGATGCCAGGCATCGCAGCTCCCATCGGGCCATGGAGATTGACGCCACAGACAAGATCGTGGCGTCAACCAAAGTCACAGTGCCTCAGAGTGGCGATGGACCCATTGTGGCAGAATCCGTGATTGAAGCCAGGCCATCAATGGAAGGACAAAATGAGGAAAAGCCGGCAGATGAGGAGAGATACATAACTCCAAGAAAAGG GAAATCCCCATCGCGCCGAGTGAAGCCATTGGCACCCTCTGCTCCACCCATGGAGGATCTCACGTCACTTGAGGAAGTTGGAGGTGCCACTGGACGCAAGGATCACGAAGAAGTGGTCTATGCCACTGTGCACAAACAGGCCACTCCATCTAGCGTCCAGAGGCAGCATAACTTCATTTCGCGCACATATTTCGGCACGGAATTCTGTGCTCAATGTGGAAAGCGCGTTCGTTTCGGAGGAATGGTGAGTAAGTGCAAGGATTGCCGAGTACTCGTCCATGCTGATTGCGCCATCAACTACACTGCCTGCTGTGTGCCACCGTCGGCAGGAGGACGCGACGGTAAGGGTACCATTAGCAATTTGGCTCCAATTCAGGGTCCAATGGTGCCACCGTTGATTGTCCATTGTGTCAATGAGATTGAAGCCAGGGGTTTGACGGAAGTTGGGATTTATCGGATTTCTGGGTCAGACAAAGAGGTGAAGGCGCTCAAGGAGAAATTTTTGCGTGGAAAAGGAGTTCCTCAGATCAACAATGTGGACATTCATGTACTGTGCTGCACTGTTAAGGATTTCTTGAGATCTCTGCCGGATCCATTGATGCCCAGGGCACAGTGGAGCGAATTCAGCAATGCTGTACAGAATACCAATCCAGAAAAAGTTCAGTCAGAGCTGTTTGAGGCCATTGAGAGGATGCCTCAAGCCAATCGTGATACTCTGGCCTTTCTCATTCAACACTTCCAGCGCATTGCTCAAGTGCCAGAAATTAGGATGCCAATTGGGAATATTGCCAAGGTCTTTGCACCCACAATTGTTGGCAATTCCGGTGCAGACGTCAACAATCATCATGCAATTCTGGCTGAGATTGGTATTcag GTGAGCATCATGGAGGCCCTGCTGAATATTCCAACTGAATACTGGATGCGCTTCGTAATGTACGAATCCACATCAGATGACATGCCCAAGAGAACACCCTCGAGGTATGCTGTATCACCAATCCGGAAGCCACGCAAGGAGAAGTACTTCGATACTCCGCCCTACAATCTCAAAAGGAAGTAa
- the LOC129806756 gene encoding uncharacterized protein LOC129806756, which yields MSHAKEEYEIQLYNFTIEQLKDETKEMIHHEINHTMNTICSSIEKFITDPAAKDLFRQKKQAIVEKIKENIEKNFSNYTSNLDKHLTIPPYVLLPENKIHDVNNPTYTEKDVQELQKVFEEKKKQFEENITVLRELDKITTSYEQLEPSLKVECELQDAVQEIIEEGLDTNALSNNLQNISEIVNKLSKMAIFLIGKMSGLPSGILSHTRKVQSLYKRSLRNLESWYDRRHIFRYHATLLRARFDKNRNIQDMRMARDLLVAGEQELWEKQHYQPKKFAGSPGGCAYEREVIPPDWVLDYWHPLEKAQYPEYFARREQRKKEYHDMEHPVACTNSLKNFPRDRKFQAQYLSGCAIAKIVRTSECLCVNKKGPERVEEMVRDRLHELKSNSPYRDDDDIGLDIEVTTNLENDIENVLSEFAEARRIVQEIRGNTKSMKKLENEIANRVPTPPGATEEFEERREANMLLCQNVFNKMKKLEATLPFKDDFKAISRIKRYHFHFVREEFIDAWNEHEAFLVDYEERIKRILKKQARIVNASADEEEIESLITERKTSLFVANIVQETELARRQLQDITQRQIELEKIEKSLVEVRDMFLRISTLVMEQSARIQVIEFHAQQTGINVEKGGENLGKARELKIKTLKKKTCLLIWLAVALAIIILILIIF from the exons ATGTCTCACGCTAAAGAAGAGTACGAAATACAGCTGTACAACTTTACCATTGAACAATTAAAAGACGAAA CTAAAGAAATGATCCACCATGAAATAAACCACACAATGAACACAATTTGCTCGTcaattgagaaatttataaCAGATCCAGCTGCTAAGGATCTATTTCGTCAGAAGAAGCAAGCCATTGttgaaaaaatcaaagaaaacatTGAGAAAAACTTCAGCAACTACACCTCTAACCTTGACAAACATCTCACAATTCCGCCGTATGTCTTGCTTCCTGAAAATAAAATACACGATGTGAACAATCCCACGTATACGGAAAAGGATGTTCAAGAATTGCAAAAGGTATTTGAGGAGAAGAAGAAacaatttgaggaaaatattaCAGTTCTACGTGAGCTAGACAAGATTACAACTTCATATGAGCAGCTAGAACCTTCTCTGAAAGTTGAGTGTGAACTCCAGGATGCTGTGCAGGAAATCATTGAAGAAGGATTAGATACAAATGCCCTCAgcaataatttacaaaatatctcagaaattgtaaacaaattatccaaaa TGGCTATTTTCCTCATTGGAAAAATGTCTGGACTGCCTTCGGGCATACTATCTCACACCAGGAAGGTGCAGAGTCTCTACAAGAGATCTCTGAGGAACCTAGAGTCATGGTACGACAGGAG GCACATTTTCCGCTACCACGCCACCCTCCTTCGAGCCAGATTTGACAAAAACAGAAATATTCAGGATATGCGTATGGCTAGGGATCTCCTTGTGGCCGGAGAGCAAGAATTGTGGGAGAAGCAGCATTACCAGCCGAAGAAGT TCGCCGGAAGTCCAGGAGGTTGTGCCTACGAAAGAGAAGTCATACCACCCGACTGGGTATTGGACTACTGGCATCCTCTGGAGAAAGCTCAGTATCCGGAATATTTTGCTAGACGTGAGCAGCGTAAGAAGGAATAC CACGACATGGAGCACCCTGTGGCATGCACGAATTCATTAAAGAACTTCCCGAGAGATAGGAAATTTCAAGCACAGTATTTATCTGGCTGTGCGATAGCCAAGATAGTGAGAACCAGTGAGTGTTTGTGCGTAAATAAAAAGGGTCCAGAGAGAGTGGAAGAAATGGTGAGAGATCGACTGCATGAATTGAAATCT AATTCACCTTATCGCGATGATGACGACATTGGATTAGATATTGAAGTGACAACAAACCTCGAGAATGATATTGAGAATGTGTTGAGTGAG TTTGCAGAAGCTCGTCGAATAGTTCAGGAAATCCGTGGGAACACCAAATCAATGAAAAAGCTTGAGAATGAGATTGCCAATAGAGTTCCAACTCCTCCAGGAGCCACTGAAGAATTTGAGGAACGCAGAGAAGCAAATATGCTTCTATgccaaaatgtttttaataaaatgaagaaactAGAAGCAACTCTACCCTTCAAGGATGACTTCAAAGCCATCTCTAGAATCAAAAGGTATCATTTTCACTTTGTTCGCGAAGAGTTTATCGATGCCTGGAATGAGCATGAGGCTTTTCTCGTGGATTACGAGGAGAGAATCAAGAGGATTCTCAAGAAACAAGCCagaatag TTAATGCATCAGCTGATGAAGAAGAAATTGAGAGTTTAATCACAGAACGAAAAACTTCACTCTTTGTGGCAAAT ATTGTGCAAGAGACTGAATTGGCGCGAAGGCAATTGCAGGACATTACACAGAGGCAGATAGAATTGGAGAAGATTGAAAAGTCTTTGGTGGAGGTTAGAGACATGTTCCTGAGGATATCAACGCTTGTGATGGAGCAG AGCGCCAGAATTCAAGTCATCGAATTTCACGCCCAACAAACGGGCATCAATGTGGAAAAGGGCGGCGAGAATCTCGGGAAGGCACGTGAACTGAAAATTAAGACTCTGAAAAAGAAAACTTGTCTTCTCATATGGCTGGCAGTCGCTCTAGCAATTAttatattgattttaattatattttga
- the LOC129808203 gene encoding NADH dehydrogenase [ubiquinone] 1 beta subcomplex subunit 9, with the protein MSGLPSGILSHTRKVQSLYKRSLRNLESWYDRRHIFRYHATLLRARFDKNRNIQDMRMARDLLVAGEQELWEKQHYQPKKFAGSPGGCAYEREVIPPDWVLDYWHPLEKAQYPEYFARREQRKKEYVEWWEKTYGKPSATEAHH; encoded by the exons ATGTCTGGACTGCCTTCGGGCATACTATCTCACACCAGGAAGGTGCAGAGTCTCTACAAGAGATCTCTGAGGAACCTAGAGTCATGGTACGACAGGAG GCACATTTTCCGCTACCACGCCACCCTCCTTCGAGCCAGATTTGACAAAAACAGAAATATTCAGGATATGCGTATGGCTAGGGATCTCCTTGTGGCCGGAGAGCAAGAATTGTGGGAGAAGCAGCATTACCAGCCGAAGAAGT TCGCCGGAAGTCCAGGAGGTTGTGCCTACGAAAGAGAAGTCATACCACCCGACTGGGTATTGGACTACTGGCATCCTCTGGAGAAAGCTCAGTATCCGGAATATTTTGCTAGACGTGAGCAGCGTAAGAAGGAATACGTTGAATGGTGGGAGAAAACTTACGGAAAACCCTCTGCAACCGAAGCTCACCATTAA
- the LOC129808201 gene encoding poly(ADP-ribose) glycohydrolase: MSSEINCDEEMGENGDNFDNCYWPPVYPTGNHTVLYNVPIVQPNQPPIPRRSTPKWDSEHVRMPCSSMSQYPLKKSDGTSDVVSRWDLIKTALQPPIKSSRELETAILSYNSKYTKSWSFRGLHKLFDECDEEDAEAFFDRLLPKIMDLALQLPQLIPGSIPLLKQGRNHSISLSQQQIACLLANAFLCTFPRRNTQKWESEYGNYPDINFNRLFGYTDERCLEKIKCICHYFRRVLNKMPTGVVTFSRRCVIREAMPRWDICDAPFRGIRVDVRTGGTIEEDGKGLLQVDFANKFVGGGVLATGCVQEEIRFVICPELLIARLFTEALDKTEALHVIGPEQFSEYSGYAGSFLWKGNFADDTPRDECGRRKCYIVAIDALHFAEQAQQYQARLMIRELNKAYVGFLPPERSKPISAVASGNWGCGAFNGDAKLKSLLQIMVCTLTRRNLVYFTFGDSNLKTSIDELFNFLVEHQLTVQNIYRCLCEFSRKKLPGHTLYDYIYEKFRESQRSSRSPRNSPRTSRSPRNSESEDLAPSLVDCLDDYYVRENPNKRKPSPVVVSIQPKIADFFKKL; the protein is encoded by the exons ATGTCGAGTGAAATAAATTGTGATGAGGAAATGGGTGAAAATGGGGATAATTTTGATAATTGC TACTGGCCACCTGTTTATCCAACTGGAAATCATACAGTGCTCTACAATGTTCCAATTGTTCAGCCAAATCAGCCCCCAATTCCCCGGAGGAGTACCCCAAAGTGGGATTCTGAGCACGTCAGAATGCCCTGCAGTAGCATGAGCCAGTATCCGCTAAAGAAG TCCGATGGAACTTCTGATGTCGTCAGCCGATGGGATTTAATCAAGACTGCCCTCCAGCCACCAATAAAGTCTAGCCGGGAATTGGAGACGGCTATTCTGTCGTACAACAGTAAGTACACGAAATCTTGGTCTTTCAGGGGACTCCATAAACTTTTTGACGAATGCGATGAGGAAGATGCTGAGGCCTTTTTTGATCGTCTCCTGCCCAAAATCATGGATCTGGCACTGCAGCTGCCACAATTGATCCCAGGAAGTATTCCTCTGCTGAAGCAGGGAAGAAATCACTCGATAAGTTTGAGTCAGCAGCAAATAGCCTGCCTCCTGGCAAATGCCTTTCTCTGCACATTCCCACGGAGGAATACGCAGAAATGGGAGTCTGAGTATGGAAACTACCCAGATATCAACTTCAACAGGCTATTTGGGTACACAGATGAACGCTGTTTGGAGAAGATTAAGTGCATCTGTCACTATTTCCGGAGAGTCCTCAACAAAATGCCAACGGGAGTTGTGACATTTTCCCGGAGATGTGTAATTAGGGAAGCGATGCCACGCTGGGATATCTGTGATGCACCCTTTAGGGGGATTAGGGTAGATGTCCGGACGGGTGGGACGATTGAGGAGGATGGAAAGGGGCTACTTCAGGTAGATTTTGCCAATAAATTTGTCGGGGGAGGAGTTTTGGCAACTGGCTGTGTTCAGGAGGAGATTAGATTTGTTATCTGTCCAGAATTGCTAATAGCGAGGCTGTTTACCGAAGCCTTGGACAAAACAGAAGCTCTCCATGTGATTGGACCTGAGCAATTTAGTGAATATTCCGGGTATGCGGGCAGTTTTCTGTGGAAGGGAAATTTTGCCGATGACACTCCCAGGGATGAATGTGGAAGGCGAAAGTGCTATATTGTGGCCATTGATGCCCTACATTTTGCTGAACAAGCCCAACAATATCAAGCCAGGCTCATGATCCGGGAACTCAATAAAGCCTACGTTGGTTTTTTACCACCGGAAAGGAGTAAGCCCATTTCAGCTGTGGCTTCCGGAAATTGGGGCTGTGGTGCCTTCAATGGTGATGCAAAACTCAAATCCTTGCTGCAAATTATGGTTTGCACGTTAACCAGAAGGAATCTTGTCTACTTCACCTTCGGagattctaacctcaaaaccaGCATCGACGAGCTGTTCAACTTCCTGGTGGAGCATCAGCTGACCGTTCAAAACATCTACAGGTGCCTCTGTGAGTTCAGCAGGAAAAAACTGCCCGGACACACTCTCTATGACTACATCTATGAAAAATTCCGCGAATCCCAGAGATCCTCTAGATCTCCCAGGAATTCCCCAAGAACCTCAAGATCTCCCAGGAATTCCGAATCTGAGGATCTAGCACCCTCCCTAGTGGACTGCCTCGATGACTACTACGTCAGGGAGAATCCTAACAAGAGAAAACCCTCGCCAGTTGTAGTCAGCATTCAACCTAAAATTGCAGACTTCTTCAAGAAactctaa
- the LOC129808202 gene encoding uncharacterized protein LOC129808202, with the protein MANSATETASAASGFNKPLVGQIEEFSADGDFNVYCERIENLFYMNSVSEDRMKCAIFLSFVGAETYKTLKAAIYPEAVRSKTYTEIIEVLKGKFAPKRSIIGERFVFYKRDQLEGETISEFVMALQTLAETCDFGEFLPWALRDRLVMGLSNERIKEKLISLDKGFDESLKSALAAELTSSSVGLMKTTKVNFVGRKRHRDRSAGRSSGRDSGGRKRRRSAGQSRMQEPSSRSGSMSREKKREVQCYHCQKWGNHYAYNCPQKKSRSRVNHTDRTDQSSDSEREDNISSMFLNSVVVKVDPERNPRIGSERSISVRDGGSGNGKKSAKSQEGDLPDGRTKKCSAVNGCESQRVVVRSVFSSSEKELREVEKLLDEDMPEEGILNCDLEEEERLLGEINSAQ; encoded by the exons ATGGCAAATTCCGCGACAGAGACTGCGTCAGCTGCATCGGGCTTCAACAAACCTCTGGTGGGGCAAATCGAAGAATTTTCCGCAGATGGTGATTTCAACGTGTATTGTGAGAGGATTGAGAACTTGTTCTATATGAACTCAGTCTCAGAAGATCGCATGAAATGCGCGATTTTCCTAAGCTTTGTGGGAGCGGAGACCTACAAGACTCTCAAGGCTGCAATATATCCAGAGGCTGTGAGATCCAAGACATACACGGAGATCATTGAGGTGCTAAAGGGAaaatttgcgccaaaaagaAGCATCATTGGCGAGCGGTTTGTTTTCTACAAGCGTGACCAACTGGAGGGAGAAACGATCTCAGAGTTCGTGATGGCTCTGCAGACCCTGGCAGAGACTTGTGATTTTGGGGAGTTCCTTCCCTGGGCGCTTCGTGATAGGCTTGTGATGGGCTTATCAAATGAACGCATCAAGGAAAAGCTCATTTCTCTGGATAAAGGGTTCGATGAATCCCTAAAAAGTGCTTTAGCCGCAGAGCTTACCAGCTCTAGTGTTGGGCTCATGAAAACCACAAAGGTGAACTTTGTTGGTAGAAAAAGGCACAGGGATCGATCAGCTGGGCGTTCTTCTGGGAGAGATTCCGGCGGGAGAAAGAGGCGTCGATCAGCTGGTCAAAGTCGAATGCAGGAGCCCAGTTCCAGAAGTGGGTCAATGTCACGAGAGAAAAAGAGGGAAGTACAATGCTATCATTGCCAAAAATGGGGAAACCATTATGCATATAATTGCCCTCAAAAGAAGTCCCGTTCGAGAGTGAACCACACTGACCGCACTGACCAGTCGAGTGATAGCGAGCGTGAGGATAACATCTCCTCAATGTTTCTCAATAGCGTGGTCGTGAAAGTGGACCCGGAGAGAAACCCGCGAATTGGGAGTGAGCGGAGTATCAGTGTTCGTGATGGTGGCAGTGGCAATGGGAAGAAAAGTGCAAAGAGCCAGGAAGGTGATCTTCCAGATGGCCGCACTAAAAAGTGCAGTGCAGTGAATGGCTGTGAAAGTCAACGTGTGGTGGTGCGCAGCGTCTTCTCCAGCTCAGAAAAGGAGCTACGTGAAGTGGAGAAACTCCTGGATGAGGATATGCCGGAGGAAGGCATCCTTAATTGTGATTTGGAGGAGGAAGAGCGTCTGCTGGGGGAAATAAATTCT GCACAATAA